The Candidatus Lokiarchaeota archaeon DNA segment TCTTGACAAGTTCAGTCAAGAGATTCTTTTGTTCAGGAGTTGTTGATGCGGCGAATTGAAGAATCTGATCCTCGTCTAGGCCAGCATGAAGTCCGCGTATGATTGATTTCAGCCCCTCAATAAGAAACATCTCGAGATAGGTCTCAGTGAACCTCCTGACAACACCTGTTACCGATTCTGATATCGTATCAATGACCTCAGCAAAGTCTTTCGAGAGAATAGTAGAAAGCTCTTCGGGATCCGGAGTAGCTGTAGTTGCTTCTTGGTCAATTACGTCTCCATAGTATGTATTCTTCAGACTATTGATGAATGCGGAGTAACTTCCTGACCGCAAAAGCTGGTCATAGTCACCGGCATCTAGAAACCGCGACTTCATTGCGCGGATTCGTACGTTGACCACACCATATCGCTTCGCAGCCATGAAAGACATCGATAACCATCCATCCAGTTCTCAAATCGACTGTGGGCACAGGTGCTTCACGCTTTGTTGGCGATATAAGTTATTCGAAGCGTCATTTGATTTCGACGCGTTACGTTCAAATAACCGTTGAACATGATAAGAAAGGGTGGGAATCATGCCCGGTGAGAAAAGCTCAGAACAAGAAAAGACGAATCAGATCAATATCCAGTCAACATTCAGAACATCAGCCACAGTCACCTTTGTGGTGCAAATCATAGCAATCATCATTATGATAGGTTCTCTTGCGGCGTATCTCATTGGGTACACTGTATTCGATTTACCCGTTGATATTCAGATTTTGCTTCTGCTGATAGGGAGCATGATTACGCTTATGGTATTCCTCGGTGCAATAGGGCTTTTCATTCGATTCTCAAGACGGGTGAGCGATGCCGTTGTGGGGCACAGTATAACACAGGTCAGTCTTGATGCTCCTCGTGTGAAGCCAGTCTTAGTTCTCTATGGTATGCTGATTGCTCTTATGGGCATAACTGGAGGCTACGTTTGGTATCTCGTGGATAAGCGGATACTATCGATATGGGCCGCCTCTCTGAACTCCGTATCGCTGAGAATATTCGGGTTGGCACTTGGAGCGTTCTTCGTTGCGCTTCTGATTCAAATAATCGTGGCTCTAGTGGGAAGAAGCGCAACAAAAGTCATAGTCCGCGTCCTTGATGCAGATGATAGCGAATTTCTAGACTAGGATTCTTCTTCATCATCAATTGCATCGAAATCGTAGTCTTCAAAGATTTCCTCTTGAGGGGGCACATAGGATTGTCGTGAACGCAGGCGTTTTTCCATCTTATCATAACGCTTTACTGTTGCATAGATGCTCCAAGATCCAAAAAAGAAGCCAAGAAGCGCTCCGAAGAGAGCACCATACATAGCGCCTGTTTCTCCCATCCATGCCCGTCCAAGAATCTGACCGGCGAAGAGCATCACGACAACGCTACATGGGAGTTCCGAAGCAACTGCTAGCCATCTTCCAGTCCCTGCCATTCCACCGTCAGTACTCTCGCTCTCTTGGTTCATGAGAAGGCCTCAATCATTGGAGCAATATCAATTGTGGTCTACCCTACACAGAGCTTTTCCTCTACATCAAGCTTTTCTAGGTTAAAGGAATCTATTACCAAAGGGAGTCATTCATGAAAGTATCACTCAATTATGGAAAGCGTAAACTTGACCTGGATATCCCAGAAGAGAACTTCGCTGGCCTTATCGAACCAACTGAAACTGAAGCAACGGAGGAAATAACTGGCGAGCTGCAAAGTGCGTTGGACAACCCACATGGCCCACAGCTTGATGAGCTCGCTGAGAACAATAGCGTGTGTGTCTTGGTTGAAGATCATACTAGAGATGAACCACACAAAGAATTGCTCACAGTAGTGGCTCCCTTTTTGAGCGATGCAAAGAGTGTGGCCTTCATAGTGGCAACAGGCTCCCATGAAGTCGAGCATCCTGAAAATCTCAAGATCGTGGATCTTGTGGATACAGCAGCAAAAGAAGCTGGAATTCAGGATTACACAGTCAGCATTCACGACTGTCAAGAGGATCCAATGATAGCAGTAGGAGAAACAAGTAGAAGAACCCCCGTGGTCATCAATGCTAAGGCTGCCAACCACGACTTGTACGTGGCACTAGCTGATATGAAAGCACATTATTTCGCGGGTTATTCGAATGCACTAAAAGACTTCCTTCCAGGTATCTGCGCCTTTGAAAGCGTCGAAGCAAACCATGCGATGGCTGTAAATCCAAAGTCTACGTTTGGTAGGCATCCGTATCATCCAAACCCAGAACGCCGTGATAACCCACTCGCGGATGACATGAGAGAGGCATACGAAATGATTACCGATGGTGCCGAAGCTTTCACCCTCTCAATCATATCGAGCAGCGATGGATTAGTCTGGGCAGAAGCTGGTGAGCTAGAACCGGTAATAAGGAATGGAATAGAGGTTCTAGACGAAACCACAAGCTTCACAGTGAAGCCAACTGACAGAATCATAGTGTCACCTGGCGGGTATCCACAGGACAAAAGCCTCTATCATGCACAACGTGGACTTGAACTGACGAAAAACGCTGTGAAAGATGGTGGAGAAGTGCTGTTCCTGGCTGAATGCCGAGATGGAGTAGCACCAGAGAAAGCAATGGATAATTTCTACAACAAATTGACTGCACCTTTGAATAAGGTTGTCAAGTCCATAAGCAGCAATTACCACTTGTATGAGCATAAGGCGTACAAATTCGCGAAACTCCTTCAGCAGGTAAAAGTACACATGTACACCGAATTGAGCAAGCAACAGGTACAAGCCGCTCATCTGGAGAAGGTAAGCGAACCACAGGACATCATTGATGAATGGCTCGAGGACGACCCTGACTGCAAAATCATGGCACTGAACAAAGGAAACAAGTTGGCGGTCTATAAGGAATAGTGGGCATCATACTTGATGTCGGAAGCCACGTTGTAAAGACGCTTGAAACGACGGAATCCTTGCTCGTATACATCCTGATTCTCCTTTCTGGGCAAAAGGGGCTCCAAAGGTTGCACCATTTCTTCAGCTGCCTTTGCCACGGAATCAAAAATACCCACCCCTCTGCAAGCAAGTATTGCGGCTCCAAGAGAAGTAGCCTCTTCCATTGCAGTTCGGATTACTGGTATACCCAAGACATCACTCTGAATTTGCATCCAGACGTCACTCCGTGCTGCTCCACCAGTAACTCGTAGTTCAGATATCGGAATATCAAGCCCTCGCATAACCTCCTGATTACTCCGCAGTTCATACGAGACGCCCTCTAGAATCGCCCGAATCAGGTGTTCCTTGTTATGCCCCAATGCAAGGCCTGCAAACATTGCTCGCGCATCAGGATTCCAATGAGGCGCCCCTGCACCAGTGAAATGAGGAATATGGATAATACCTTCTGAGCCTGCAGGCACTACTGCAGCTTCTTCAGTGATGACATCATAGACATCAACCTCTACTGCTTCTGCCTTCATGCATTCCTCATACCCAAGATTATCTCTGAACCAACGCAGAGCGGCACCAGTCGTGAACATACTGGCCTCAACAACAAAGGCATCAGGCACCACGTGACGGCTACAAAGCACCCGCATCTCGGGATCGAATTTCGGGATATCGGTGTGTGCCAGCATAAACGTACCAGTCCCCGTTGTCGCTTTGGTGCGACCCTCTCTCACGACACCTACGCCTAATGCGGCACATTGTTGATCTCCCCCGCCGGAAATCACGGGGGTGCCAACAGCTAGCCCTGTTTCTCGAGACGCTTCTTGTGTAACCTCGCCAACGACAGTACCAGACTCTACTGGCTGAGGAAGGCGTTCGGGAAGGATATCAAGTGTATCGAGAATCTCGTCAGACCACCTAGCATTCTCAATATCAAAAAGCATGGTTCTGCTGGCATTGGAGTAGTCGGTTACCATACAGTTGCAAAAACGATGAACAATGAAATCATGAACCAAGAGAAACTTGTGGGTCTCCGAATACGTCTCGGGCTCATGCTCCTTGAGGTAGAGAATTTTCGGGGCTGAGAAATACGGGTCTATGGACAACCCGGTTATCGAATAGATTTCGCGTTCCGATAGCATCTCGCGAAGATGTTCGCATTGGGGAACCGTCCTGCGATCCTGCCAGACAATTGCATTACGCAAAGGATTTCCGGATTCATCTACTGGCACTATCGTCTCTCGCTGATTTGTAACTGCGACTGCTGCTATTCTCTCAACACTAGAACCGGACTTGCTTATGCATGCCTGCAGCGTTGATGATGCCGCATTCCACCAATCTTCCGCGTTCTGTTCTACCCATGATGGTTTTGGATAGATACTTTCGAATTCTTGGTACTCCCGATGGATTTCTGTGCCGTCAGTGTCAAAAAGAACTGACCGCACCGCAGAAGTTCCGGCATCAACAGCCGCAATGATTTCGCTCATTGAAAGTTCCCTGTAGTGGTACTAAGAACTAGGATAAGAAGGCTTCGAGCAGGTTATGAGCTAGATTCCCGATATGATTCCAATATGCCCTCTATGTCTCTCCTCTCCCCGATGAGGCGTTCCTTAAGGCTCCGATTCTGTTTGATTTCTATTTCCCGACGCATAGCTTCGCTGCGGGATTCAAACCGCTCATAGTGGACTAGGTACTTGGGAGGATGCATGCGCAAATACTTGGCAGAATGGGAGTTGCCTGCTGCATGCTCACCGAGCCGGCGAATCAAATCGTTTGTTTGTCCTGTGTAATATGTGCCATCTGCAGTTTCGATGATGTACACGTAGTACATTTGGGACAACCTCTCTATATTACAACTGAATGACCTGATAAATGGGTTTGGAATACAAGAAGATAGGCAAGATTATAGTCCACGAAAACATATTCGCTTGCGTGATGCCGATATGGCCAATCGTTGGTCTGCCTTTCTACCTGTGCTCGCCATTCTGATTGTTGTATTCTCAATGAGCGCAGTAGATGTTCTCATAATACACGAGCCGTTTAGAATACTATCAGCAATTCCAATTATGTTCGTGGTCGTTCTGTGGGGTGTAGCAAGGGCCGCCTTGGAGAGGAAAGAGAATGTACGCTGAAATCGTGACCCTTACTGTTATGATAGGATGCATTCCCTGTATTCTTCATTGCTACCTCGAGAGGGGAAAATGGACAACTCTCTCATTCTTTGCCGGCGGCTTTGTGTTTGGTATCGTCCGAGAGAACATCGTTTCTTTGATGCCTACTTTGTACCAATATCCCAATCACCCCCTCTACATCGGGAATGCCCCGTTGATGATGGGCTTTGGCTGGTCGGCATCCTTCTACGCGTCTTGGATTGTTGGCCGTGATATCCTCAAAGGTCTATCTCGAAGCAATGTCAAACGGATTTGGGTTCAAGGCATTGCCACTGCAATCATAACGGCGTTCTTGTCTATTCCAGTAGAAGTGGCCGCGGGGGCCCCGGAGACGCTTTGGTGGATTTGGCCCGCTGAAGCTATCACTGTGCT contains these protein-coding regions:
- the larA gene encoding nickel-dependent lactate racemase, whose protein sequence is MKVSLNYGKRKLDLDIPEENFAGLIEPTETEATEEITGELQSALDNPHGPQLDELAENNSVCVLVEDHTRDEPHKELLTVVAPFLSDAKSVAFIVATGSHEVEHPENLKIVDLVDTAAKEAGIQDYTVSIHDCQEDPMIAVGETSRRTPVVINAKAANHDLYVALADMKAHYFAGYSNALKDFLPGICAFESVEANHAMAVNPKSTFGRHPYHPNPERRDNPLADDMREAYEMITDGAEAFTLSIISSSDGLVWAEAGELEPVIRNGIEVLDETTSFTVKPTDRIIVSPGGYPQDKSLYHAQRGLELTKNAVKDGGEVLFLAECRDGVAPEKAMDNFYNKLTAPLNKVVKSISSNYHLYEHKAYKFAKLLQQVKVHMYTELSKQQVQAAHLEKVSEPQDIIDEWLEDDPDCKIMALNKGNKLAVYKE
- the xylB gene encoding xylulokinase is translated as MSEIIAAVDAGTSAVRSVLFDTDGTEIHREYQEFESIYPKPSWVEQNAEDWWNAASSTLQACISKSGSSVERIAAVAVTNQRETIVPVDESGNPLRNAIVWQDRRTVPQCEHLREMLSEREIYSITGLSIDPYFSAPKILYLKEHEPETYSETHKFLLVHDFIVHRFCNCMVTDYSNASRTMLFDIENARWSDEILDTLDILPERLPQPVESGTVVGEVTQEASRETGLAVGTPVISGGGDQQCAALGVGVVREGRTKATTGTGTFMLAHTDIPKFDPEMRVLCSRHVVPDAFVVEASMFTTGAALRWFRDNLGYEECMKAEAVEVDVYDVITEEAAVVPAGSEGIIHIPHFTGAGAPHWNPDARAMFAGLALGHNKEHLIRAILEGVSYELRSNQEVMRGLDIPISELRVTGGAARSDVWMQIQSDVLGIPVIRTAMEEATSLGAAILACRGVGIFDSVAKAAEEMVQPLEPLLPRKENQDVYEQGFRRFKRLYNVASDIKYDAHYSL
- a CDS encoding GIY-YIG nuclease family protein, which codes for MYYVYIIETADGTYYTGQTNDLIRRLGEHAAGNSHSAKYLRMHPPKYLVHYERFESRSEAMRREIEIKQNRSLKERLIGERRDIEGILESYRESSS